Proteins encoded in a region of the Drosophila busckii strain San Diego stock center, stock number 13000-0081.31 unplaced genomic scaffold, ASM1175060v1 hic_scaffold_35, whole genome shotgun sequence genome:
- the LOC108603995 gene encoding nicastrin isoform X1 — MTKLGQIEAAMIVVLLWLTGHLLVLSERTRDKMYQPILGASCFRRLNGTHQTGCSSTYSGSVGVLHLINVQSDLEFLLSNPPAPPYAPLIPPHLFTRANMLRLKAVGPSNISVVLLINKPEKMTSFSHELKCPNQYSGLKLADNIETCGAKNEANTWNRWGTGLLHEDFPFPIYYIADGEEIAKLVNCFEKFNNFDYESHVLRSLCAVEVKSFMSAAVNTEVCMRRTNFINNLGGTKYCDPLEGRNVYATLYPRNPSDQLNADAARTINANEKFIIVSCHLDTTSMFDGVGLGAVDSLLSLATLIQVAHMLHLLLVRKNKPAISQRNVLFVVFNGESYDYIGSQRLVYDMDHLDFPSRAAQSKPISFENIEFLLDIGTLDDVANIKLHTLNTTPLAQKLLQQLNSYAQAPRYGFNLNIQSNVGYSIPPTSAQSFLRRDDKFPALILNGVPSNKFYHSIYDDLYNVGFSYVNTSQDYMSLTDVNDMKSFATDSLQMKVRNISSIVSMALYETLTGDQYKDMMVANPILTDEFFYCFLQSSDCPLFRAASHPKSPRGIPLPPMRYISVLGGSQESSGWTYRLLGYLLSLPQKTIAIENCTQLPLYYFAGVNGSGECRLTTQNYTTALSPAFIIEDYDWRSGQYSTWTESTWSQFSARIFLRPSNMHEITTLSIGIVVFIISFCAIYIISSRWEALFEDVPASNAANFRLPPPAAC, encoded by the exons ATGACAAAGTTGGGGCAGATTGAAGCGGCAATGATTGTAGTCCTTTTGTGGCTGACCGGACATCTCTTAG TTCTTAGTGAGCGGACACGGGATAAGATGTATCAGCCCATTTTGGGTGCAAGTTGTTTTAGAAGACTGAACGGCACACACCAAACTGGATGCTCAT CAACATATTCCGGGTCTGTTGGAGTGCTGCATTTGATCAATGTTCAATCAGATTTAGAATTTCTATTGAGTAACCCCCCAGCACCACCGTATGCACCACTCATACCGCCACATTTGTTCACAAGAGCGAATATGTTACGTTTAAAGGCAGTTGGACCAAGCAATATTTCTGTGGTGCTGCTGATTAATAAACCCGAAAAGATGACTTCATTTTCACATGAGCTCAAATGTCCCAATCAATATAGCGGACTCAAATTGGCTGACAACATTGAGACTTGTGGTGCTAAAAATGAGGCAAATACGTGGAATCGCTGGGGCACGGGCCTTTTGCACGAAGATTTTCCGTTCcccatatactatatagctgATGGCGAAGAGATTGCCAAGTTGGTTAATTGCTTCGaaaagtttaacaattttgATTACGAATCCCATGTGTTGCGCAGCTTATGTGCCGTGGAGGTTAAGTCCTTTATGTCAGCGGCTGTTAACACTGAGGTCTGTATGCGCCGTACCAATTTTATCAACAATCTCGGTGGGACTAAGTACTGTGACCCGTTGGAAGGCCGGAATGTGTATGCAACGTTGTATCCACGCAACCCATCGGATCAACTAAATGCAGACGCAGCACGTACAATAAATGCCAATGAGAAGTTTATAATTGTATCTTGCCATCTAGATACCACGAGCATGTTCGATGGTGTGG GTCTAGGAGCAGTAGACTCTTTATTGAGCCTGGCCACACTGATTCAAGTGGCTCACATGTTGCACCTGCTGCTGGTTAGAAAAAACAAGCCTGCCATTTCCCAGCGTAATGTGCTCTTTGTTGTATTCAACGGTGAGTCCTATGACTATATTGGCTCTCAGCGGCTTGTTTACGATATGGACCATTTGGATTTTCCCAGTCGGGCCGCTCAAAGCAAACCCATTTCTTTTGAGAATATTGAGTTTCTTTTGGATATTGGCACATTGGATGATGTAGCCAACATTAAGCTACATACGCTAAATACAACACCATTGGCTCAgaaattgctgcaacagctgaaCAGCTATGCCCAAGCTCCACGTTATGGTTTTAATCTAAACATTCAATCAAACGTAGGCTATTCAATACCACCAACATCAGCCCAATCATTCTTGCGCCGGGATGATAAGTTCCCGGCGCTTATCTTGAATGGTGTAcccagcaataaattttatcaCTCAATCTACGATGATCTCTATAATGTGGGCTTTTCGTATGTCAATACAAGTCAGGATTACATGTCGCTCACAGATGTTAATGATATGAAAAGTTTTGCGACGGACTCACTGCAAATGAAGGTGCGCAATATTTCTTCAATTGTCTCCATGGCACTTTACGAAACATTAACGGGTGACCAGTACAAAGATATGATGGTGGCCAATCCGATTTTAACGGACGAGTTCTTTTACTGTTTCCTGCAATCATCTGACTGTCCATTATTTAGGGCAGCATCCCATCCAAAAAGTCCACGTGGCATACCATTGCCACCCATGCG ATATATAAGTGTGCTGGGCGGCTCACAGGAGTCCTCAGGCTGGACATATCGTCTGCTGGGTTACCTATTATCTTTGCCGCAAAAGACTATTGCCATTGAGAATTGCACACAATTGCCACTTTACTATTTTGCCGGCGTTAATGGATCTGGTGAATGTCGTCTCACCACTCAAAATTATACTACTGCTTTGAGTCCGGCGTTCATTATAGAAG ACTATGATTGGCGATCGGGCCAGTATTCAACGTGGACTGAATCAACATGGTCGCAATTCAGTGCACGAATATTTTTGCGCCCGTCCAATATGCATGAAATTACCACCCTTAGCATCGGCATTGTGGTATTCATCATATCATTTTGTGCGATATACATTATAAGCTCGCGATGGGAGGCGCTCTTTGAGGATGTGCCGGCAAGCAATGCGGC AAATTTTAGATTGCCACCTCCAGCTGCCTGCTAG
- the LOC108603995 gene encoding nicastrin isoform X2, translated as MTKLGQIEAAMIVVLLWLTGHLLVLSERTRDKMYQPILGASCFRRLNGTHQTGCSSTYSGSVGVLHLINVQSDLEFLLSNPPAPPYAPLIPPHLFTRANMLRLKAVGPSNISVVLLINKPEKMTSFSHELKCPNQYSGLKLADNIETCGAKNEANTWNRWGTGLLHEDFPFPIYYIADGEEIAKLVNCFEKFNNFDYESHVLRSLCAVEVKSFMSAAVNTEVCMRRTNFINNLGGTKYCDPLEGRNVYATLYPRNPSDQLNADAARTINANEKFIIVSCHLDTTSMFDGVGLGAVDSLLSLATLIQVAHMLHLLLVRKNKPAISQRNVLFVVFNGESYDYIGSQRLVYDMDHLDFPSRAAQSKPISFENIEFLLDIGTLDDVANIKLHTLNTTPLAQKLLQQLNSYAQAPRYGFNLNIQSNVGYSIPPTSAQSFLRRDDKFPALILNGVPSNKFYHSIYDDLYNVGFSYVNTSQDYMSLTDVNDMKSFATDSLQMKVRNISSIVSMALYETLTGDQYKDMMVANPILTDEFFYCFLQSSDCPLFRAASHPKSPRGIPLPPMRYISVLGGSQESSGWTYRLLGYLLSLPQKTIAIENCTQLPLYYFAGVNGSGECRLTTQNYTTALSPAFIIEDYDWRSGQYSTWTESTWSQFSARIFLRPSNMHEITTLSIGIVVFIISFCAIYIISSRWEALFEDVPASNAALFN; from the exons ATGACAAAGTTGGGGCAGATTGAAGCGGCAATGATTGTAGTCCTTTTGTGGCTGACCGGACATCTCTTAG TTCTTAGTGAGCGGACACGGGATAAGATGTATCAGCCCATTTTGGGTGCAAGTTGTTTTAGAAGACTGAACGGCACACACCAAACTGGATGCTCAT CAACATATTCCGGGTCTGTTGGAGTGCTGCATTTGATCAATGTTCAATCAGATTTAGAATTTCTATTGAGTAACCCCCCAGCACCACCGTATGCACCACTCATACCGCCACATTTGTTCACAAGAGCGAATATGTTACGTTTAAAGGCAGTTGGACCAAGCAATATTTCTGTGGTGCTGCTGATTAATAAACCCGAAAAGATGACTTCATTTTCACATGAGCTCAAATGTCCCAATCAATATAGCGGACTCAAATTGGCTGACAACATTGAGACTTGTGGTGCTAAAAATGAGGCAAATACGTGGAATCGCTGGGGCACGGGCCTTTTGCACGAAGATTTTCCGTTCcccatatactatatagctgATGGCGAAGAGATTGCCAAGTTGGTTAATTGCTTCGaaaagtttaacaattttgATTACGAATCCCATGTGTTGCGCAGCTTATGTGCCGTGGAGGTTAAGTCCTTTATGTCAGCGGCTGTTAACACTGAGGTCTGTATGCGCCGTACCAATTTTATCAACAATCTCGGTGGGACTAAGTACTGTGACCCGTTGGAAGGCCGGAATGTGTATGCAACGTTGTATCCACGCAACCCATCGGATCAACTAAATGCAGACGCAGCACGTACAATAAATGCCAATGAGAAGTTTATAATTGTATCTTGCCATCTAGATACCACGAGCATGTTCGATGGTGTGG GTCTAGGAGCAGTAGACTCTTTATTGAGCCTGGCCACACTGATTCAAGTGGCTCACATGTTGCACCTGCTGCTGGTTAGAAAAAACAAGCCTGCCATTTCCCAGCGTAATGTGCTCTTTGTTGTATTCAACGGTGAGTCCTATGACTATATTGGCTCTCAGCGGCTTGTTTACGATATGGACCATTTGGATTTTCCCAGTCGGGCCGCTCAAAGCAAACCCATTTCTTTTGAGAATATTGAGTTTCTTTTGGATATTGGCACATTGGATGATGTAGCCAACATTAAGCTACATACGCTAAATACAACACCATTGGCTCAgaaattgctgcaacagctgaaCAGCTATGCCCAAGCTCCACGTTATGGTTTTAATCTAAACATTCAATCAAACGTAGGCTATTCAATACCACCAACATCAGCCCAATCATTCTTGCGCCGGGATGATAAGTTCCCGGCGCTTATCTTGAATGGTGTAcccagcaataaattttatcaCTCAATCTACGATGATCTCTATAATGTGGGCTTTTCGTATGTCAATACAAGTCAGGATTACATGTCGCTCACAGATGTTAATGATATGAAAAGTTTTGCGACGGACTCACTGCAAATGAAGGTGCGCAATATTTCTTCAATTGTCTCCATGGCACTTTACGAAACATTAACGGGTGACCAGTACAAAGATATGATGGTGGCCAATCCGATTTTAACGGACGAGTTCTTTTACTGTTTCCTGCAATCATCTGACTGTCCATTATTTAGGGCAGCATCCCATCCAAAAAGTCCACGTGGCATACCATTGCCACCCATGCG ATATATAAGTGTGCTGGGCGGCTCACAGGAGTCCTCAGGCTGGACATATCGTCTGCTGGGTTACCTATTATCTTTGCCGCAAAAGACTATTGCCATTGAGAATTGCACACAATTGCCACTTTACTATTTTGCCGGCGTTAATGGATCTGGTGAATGTCGTCTCACCACTCAAAATTATACTACTGCTTTGAGTCCGGCGTTCATTATAGAAG ACTATGATTGGCGATCGGGCCAGTATTCAACGTGGACTGAATCAACATGGTCGCAATTCAGTGCACGAATATTTTTGCGCCCGTCCAATATGCATGAAATTACCACCCTTAGCATCGGCATTGTGGTATTCATCATATCATTTTGTGCGATATACATTATAAGCTCGCGATGGGAGGCGCTCTTTGAGGATGTGCCGGCAAGCAATGCGGC attatttaattga
- the LOC108603995 gene encoding nicastrin isoform X3: MTKLGQIEAAMIVVLLWLTGHLLVLSERTRDKMYQPILGASCFRRLNGTHQTGCSSTYSGSVGVLHLINVQSDLEFLLSNPPAPPYAPLIPPHLFTRANMLRLKAVGPSNISVVLLINKPEKMTSFSHELKCPNQYSGLKLADNIETCGAKNEANTWNRWGTGLLHEDFPFPIYYIADGEEIAKLVNCFEKFNNFDYESHVLRSLCAVEVKSFMSAAVNTEVCMRRTNFINNLGGTKYCDPLEGRNVYATLYPRNPSDQLNADAARTINANEKFIIVSCHLDTTSMFDGVGLGAVDSLLSLATLIQVAHMLHLLLVRKNKPAISQRNVLFVVFNVGPLKANPFLLRILSFFWILAHWMM; encoded by the exons ATGACAAAGTTGGGGCAGATTGAAGCGGCAATGATTGTAGTCCTTTTGTGGCTGACCGGACATCTCTTAG TTCTTAGTGAGCGGACACGGGATAAGATGTATCAGCCCATTTTGGGTGCAAGTTGTTTTAGAAGACTGAACGGCACACACCAAACTGGATGCTCAT CAACATATTCCGGGTCTGTTGGAGTGCTGCATTTGATCAATGTTCAATCAGATTTAGAATTTCTATTGAGTAACCCCCCAGCACCACCGTATGCACCACTCATACCGCCACATTTGTTCACAAGAGCGAATATGTTACGTTTAAAGGCAGTTGGACCAAGCAATATTTCTGTGGTGCTGCTGATTAATAAACCCGAAAAGATGACTTCATTTTCACATGAGCTCAAATGTCCCAATCAATATAGCGGACTCAAATTGGCTGACAACATTGAGACTTGTGGTGCTAAAAATGAGGCAAATACGTGGAATCGCTGGGGCACGGGCCTTTTGCACGAAGATTTTCCGTTCcccatatactatatagctgATGGCGAAGAGATTGCCAAGTTGGTTAATTGCTTCGaaaagtttaacaattttgATTACGAATCCCATGTGTTGCGCAGCTTATGTGCCGTGGAGGTTAAGTCCTTTATGTCAGCGGCTGTTAACACTGAGGTCTGTATGCGCCGTACCAATTTTATCAACAATCTCGGTGGGACTAAGTACTGTGACCCGTTGGAAGGCCGGAATGTGTATGCAACGTTGTATCCACGCAACCCATCGGATCAACTAAATGCAGACGCAGCACGTACAATAAATGCCAATGAGAAGTTTATAATTGTATCTTGCCATCTAGATACCACGAGCATGTTCGATGGTGTGG GTCTAGGAGCAGTAGACTCTTTATTGAGCCTGGCCACACTGATTCAAGTGGCTCACATGTTGCACCTGCTGCTGGTTAGAAAAAACAAGCCTGCCATTTCCCAGCGTAATGTGCTCTTTGTTGTATTCAACG TCGGGCCGCTCAAAGCAAACCCATTTCTTTTGAGAATATTGAGTTTCTTTTGGATATTGGCACATTGGATGATGTAG
- the LOC108602199 gene encoding 60S ribosome subunit biogenesis protein NIP7 homolog, whose protein sequence is MKRLSEERTKILFEKLAKYIGTNVQQLIDRPDGTYCFREHRDRIYYVSERILKLSECFGYKQLVCVGTCFGKFSKTDKLKFHITALYYLAPYAQYKVWVKPSFEQQYLYGNHIPKSGLGRITENAGQYQGVVVFSMNDLALGFGVLARSTTECKSADPLSTVCFHQSDIGEYIRAEDTLF, encoded by the exons ATGAAACGATTATCTGAGGAACGTACCAAAATTCTCTTTGAGAAGCTGGCCAAATA catcGGTACAAATGTGCAACAGTTGATTGACAGACCTGATGGAACATATTGCTTTCGAGAGCATCGGGATAGGATTTATTATGTTTCTGAGCGCATATTAAAGCTGAGCGAGTGCTTTGGTTACAAGCAACTTGTCTGTGTGGGCACATGCTTTGGCAAGTTCTCTAAGACCGACAAACTTAAGTTCCACATTACGGCGCTTTACTACTTAGCACCCTATGCCCAATACAAGGTTTGGGTGAAGCCGTCCTTTGAACAACAGTATCTGTATGGTAATCACATACCGAAGTCTGGATTGGGTCGTATCACGGAGAATGCAGGGCAATATCAGGGCGTTGTGGTATTCTCCATGAATGATTTGGCGTTAGGCTTTGGTGTGCTCGCACGTTCCACGACAGAGTGCAAGTCGGCGGATCCTCTAAGCACAGTTTGCTTTCACCAGTCTGACATTGGAGAGTATATTCGCGCAGAGGATAcgctattttag